DNA sequence from the Caretta caretta isolate rCarCar2 chromosome 23, rCarCar1.hap1, whole genome shotgun sequence genome:
ctggtgggtgagagccaggaggggctgggagcccggactcctgggttctctccctggctctgctgctgcctcaaATGTCACCATGCTCAAGTTCCTACCCCTCTCTGCCAGTGGGCgtctgctgcctccctccccaggcaTTGCTGCTTGGATGGGATCCCCCCCCCTTTTGCTCTCTAGGCGGGGGCACCAGATGTTCTGGGTTTTGTggggagctgggcacccagaGACAGCGGCGGGGGTCCAAGGCTGACGGGAGGGTGCAACCCCTAGCCCTGTCTCCTGCAGTCAGACTGGCTGGAGTGGGTGAAGCAGAGAGATGGGCCTCCCCGTGCAGGGCCCCACACCCCACCAAAGCGCCGGGGAAGCCACGGACGCCCCTGCTGGTGCACAGCCCCCCAGGGTCCAACACATGCCCCTGGCTCACTCCCCCCCAGACGCAGTGTGACCCTGGGCCTCAGTCCCTCTCTGCCATGGGGAGAACAACCCACCCGCTCTGCAGGCCAGGAGCtctgtggggaagaggcagaaaccGGCCGACGGACTAGCTCAGTATATTCTCACTTCTGTTTTAGAAACGGGGAATCAGAAGTGcaaaggaggggcaggggcagggatttgcccaaggcccTGCAGGGAGTCGCAGAgataggaacagaacccaggtgtccgggctccCCCCCAGAAGCCGCCCCGGTATTGCATCGGCCCACAGTTACTAGCCCAGCTGACTCACAGGCTGTTATAGAAACAGGCCGGAAGggcccaggggggtgggggtgggggtcccgtCCTGGGCAGCCTCAGGCCCCTGCTGCCAACCTTGCCAGCTGCCCACAACCTCCCCCTCACCCGGGGGTGCCCAGCGAGCCCCCCCGGCAGCAACAGCTGAGGCACCATTGCAGGCCCCGGGACAGAGCAGGTGGGGGGCCTGGAGGGCGGGCGCTGCTCCCCTGGGCCAAACTGGGTGTTCGGGGGCGAATGGAGGTGGGCGCAGGGACGGGGCTTCGAGGGCCAAGCACGGGGTAGTTTCAATGGACTTTCAATGGGGCACATAAGTGTGAAGTGTGTCCAGTGTGCGCACGGGGCGCGTGCGGCTTGCCGTGGGCACGCATAGTATAAAATCCCACTCTGACATCCCTGCTCCGTTTCCCTGCACGCTGACCAATCCCACTCAGGCTGCAGGCTGGCGGGGTTAGCCACGAGGCCAGGGGGTCCGTCAGCCCCTTGCTGCCCCTGCGTCTGGGCGTGTGACGATGCCCGATGGTGCCCAGCACAGGGCTCAGTCACGTCCCCCTGGCATGGCCACAGGGGAGCCCCGGGCACGGGTCAGCCTGGGCTACGCCGGGCACACAGCGCACGAGGGGCTGGTGTCACCCCAGGGTGCGGTCCGGCCGCAGGAAGTGCCCCGAACCCCAGAATCTACCATGCTCCCAGCACCCCCGGGTGAGTGTCAGGGTTACCTGGCGCCCAGGAGCACCAGGCTGCGGGGACGGGGCGGATCTGGGCTGGCTTGAGCCCCAGGACGCTGGGGGAACCTCCTGCCTGCCCTTCCTGCAGAGGGCACCATGGGCCAGCCCCAGCTCTCCCAGGTAGCCCATGCTGTTCGGCTTAGCCCTCGGCACAGGCCAGGGTGGATGGGGGCTGATGCTGCTCCAGAGCAGCCAGCCCCCGTCACAGGAGTTTGCACAGGGTCTAGGCCCCCCGAGGGCCGAGTGGGACTTAGGCTTtgggggacctcaggaggcccctcccctgctcagcCACTCCCCCCTCAGCTCTCCCCCTTCCTGGCTTTCAGCCGCAGCTCCCACAGGGCCGGCTCCTCTCCCAGCCCGGCCCGGAACAGGGACAGAGTTGCCGGCTGGGTGTGGGGCCTGGCCAACCCTGCGTGTTCCAGTAACGCCCGGGGCCCCACACGCAgggattgggccccacaggtgTGCCAGGGAGCTGGGCCTGCCCCACGCCTGCTGCCGAGGGACAGGCCTGGAGCCCGGCCCTTAGCTGCCAGGAGAGGGGGCTGGACCGCGCCGCGAGTTCAGCACGCCACTGAGGTTGAGCGGGgggcccggcccagcccggcccccagACACAGACACGCAGGCGAAGCGTGGGAATGCGGGTGTATTTGCCATGGAAGCCCCCTATTGAAACAGGCAGCggggccccacccccagcacagcgccccctattGCTGCCAATAGGCTTTGGCTTGCTCAGGGGTGGGAGGAGCCACCAGGCTTAGGCCCCACCTACCAGCCAATGACCTTTTCACACCTGCATTAGGATTTGCCCCTCCTGGGTTGCCCCAGACCACTGAGCCAGCACCTGAGGGGCCCAGCACCATGCAGGGTGCGTGGGCACGCGCAGGgcacagagggggcaggggaggggggcagagggagccccCAGGAGGAAGAAGACCAGCGAACCCATTGCTCTGTGAATAGAGCGCGATCCTGCCTCGCGGACGGTCCCAGGCCCGCCCCAGGGGGGCAGCcccccctttccctgccagccCCCGCAGGACGCGGCTGCAGTGGGatccagcccccgccccacacgGCTTGCGGCAGGTCCCACGGGTGGAAGAGTCCAGGGCATCGGCCAGCCAGCTAAGCTGAGCAGAGCCTGAGTTGGGCAGCGGGCGTAAGGCCTCCGTGGTGAGTCAGTCCCGGCCAGGCCGGAGTCCCCAGGCCACTCCGCGGATGCTAAAATGAGGTCTCGTTCAGCCGGGCTTTGGGCGCCGCCAGCGGGACGATGGGCAGGGCCTCGCTGGCCACcgagggggaggaggagccggaccccggcagggcggggggcagggtcctgacagagggggtggggctggctccgGAGGGCCTGCGGGCCGGCATGCCGGGGGCACGTAGCAAGACCTTGCCCTTTGCTCCAAGGCGCCCTCCGTCGGGCTCCCCGACCGGGCCAGGCCGCCTGGCCTCGAGCCCGGAGGAGCGGGCCAGCTCGTGGCACCGCTCGACGAAGCTGCCCCCGCCATGCAGCCCGTGGGGAGCCCGGGGGTTGCCATCCGGTCCATCCGCTGGCCGCCGGGGGCAAGGCTCCGGCGCGGGGCCGTCACCGCAGTTCAGGGAGCTCTGGCTGGCCGTCAGCGCCGCGAAGGGGCCCTCGCGGGgcctgggcagcagcaggctCCCGCGGGCAGCGCTCAGCAGGAGCCCGGTGCTGCCAGCCCCCTTGGCGGGTCTGTCTCGGGCGCCATCACTCCCCTGGGACTGGAGGCTGTCGGGAGAGGAGAGGGGCCGGGCGTTAgccagccaggcaggcagagctcaCGCAGAACCGAGCGGCTCTCTGCAGCCCCACATGGGCCCAGGGCGGCCAGCACCGGCCCGGCTGTGAGACGCCAGCGCGTGGAGCCCAGTTTAACCGGGTGCCCCCCAGACCCGGCGTAGCTCTGCCAGCAGGAGCCCAGcccgcagccctgggctccccgggGCCCCCTGTACCTGGTGCTGGAGGCCCGGGGCGTGCCGGGGTGGGCGAAGGAGCAAGCTGGGCTCATGTCCGGGGTGCGCGTCAGGGCCAGGTCAcactgctccagctgctgcagcagctcctcctctGTCAGGCCCCCCACCTCtgaaagggagggggcagagcacagGTCAGGCTGCCACGCGCCGGGGGGGGAGCACCCCCCAGTGCCAGGGAGCCCCTGCAGCacaggggccgggggcgggggcgggaaggTGACGGGTACCTGGCGGCTTGCCCAGCATCTCCATGGCCGTGGTCAGGTCCCACATCTGCAGGCTGCCGTTGGCGTGGCCCGTGAAGAGGTAACGGCGCGGGCGGGAGCCGATGCGGCTGGAGCCTTCGCACTCGTGCACCGTGAAGGCGGTGATGGCCGTGCCGTCCACGGAGCGCACCTCGCAgatcctggggcaggggcagggcgggagctgggggccaggacgcctgggttctttccccccGCTCAGCCACGGGCCCTGTGGGACCTCGGGCAGAGCCCGCCCTCCCGGTGCCCATCTCCCCTATGTACAGAGAGGCTccgccaccccccatccctcggGGCCCCTCCACCACGGAGCCTCCCCCGCCAGATGCAGCGCCAGCCACGGCGGGCAGCCGCGAGCCACGTGACCCCACCCTACCCCCAGCCGGGCCGTGTGGCCCCTTGACCCAGGCTCGGGGCCCCCCGGGTACCTCTTGCCGGTGGAGGAGAGACGCACGAAGACCTGGCTGGCGTCCGGAACCACCTTCTGGATGAAAACCTGCTGATCGTCCCGCTCCCCGAAGGGCCCTGCCGAGAGCTGCCGGTCAGTGCCCCTGGCctctgccccagggcagggacacgcccgcgccccctgccccccccccgcgcccccacccCGTTCCCGAGCACCGTCaccgcgccccctgcccccccgtgcCCCCCACCCCGTTCCCGAGCTCCGTCaccgcgcccccctgccccccgtgcCCCCCAGCGCCGTCACCCCCTGGCATCACCCACCAATGTCGGTACCAGCGCTGCAGCCCGCGTGCCCGTCAATGTCCTCCAGGGACAGGATCTTGAAGGAGGCCAGCGGGGTGGAGCCCGGCTGCGTGGAGATCATGCCGCGGAAGCGCGTCACCGTCCAGGTGCGGACATGGTTGTTATCGGCACAGACTGGAGGCCAGGGGGACAGACTCGTTTAACCAAAGGCTCCCTGAACCCCCTTGCCTAAGGgactcccttcccccatcacGAACAGGGCACCAGCTGGAACTAGGCCCagggcccctcactcctgacccacagccccccgctaccCGCCCCTCCCGCTAGcccagccggtgcccctcactcccgacctgcagcccacgctgtcccagccctgggtcctctccccccgcccagccggtgcccctcaacacagcagcacagccccccagccccgttGCCTGGCGGCACCTACCCGAGATGAGGTGCTTCTCGGACAGCATGATCCTGGTGACGGGGCTGCGGTGCACGGTGAAGGTCTGGAAGAGCTGGGGCCCCGAGCCCACGGTCTCCGGGTGCTGCACGATCACCCGCACCGTCCCCGAGCTGGTGCCATAGGCGATCTCGATCCAGTTCCCGCTGTCGCCTGTGGGGCCCCATGTCAGCCGGGGAGagctccccccgtccccccgccgGGTTAGGGCCCCGCCCTCAAGCCATGGTTCAGTGGGGGGCCacggggaggggagctggaacaTCAAATGCACAATGGGAACCAcaatgcgggggtggggggggcggggctgggagtcaggactcctgggttctctctccagctctgggaggggagtgggaccTAGTGGTTAGaacgggggggggctgggagccaggactcctgggttctctctccagctctgggaggggagtggcaccTAGTGGTTAGaacgggggggggctgggagccaggactcctgggttcattaCTGACTCCCCGGATGGCCGGGGACAAATCCTTTTCCTTCCGCAGCTTGAGGCTGAATCCTGGATTCTGCGGCGGGCCgggggccgggggccgggggccggggggcggggctggggcaggccccTTACTTGTCTTGGGGGTGAGGTAGACGCTGAGGGCGGTGACGGCGTCCTCCGCGGGGTCGCGGTACAGCTCCGTCACCAGCAGGTCGTTGTCCTTCATGCGCAGGGGAAACTTCTGCACGTCTGGGGACGGGGGCACgtgtcagggcagccccagccctCGCCAGCCCGGCGGGGCCAGAGCGATGCCCACGCTGCCCACAGGGCCTGCCCCTGGCCGGTGCCCGGCCCCTCCTGAGACACGCCCGTCGGCAAAGGCGGCAACAGGGCGCGGCGAGGCCCAGGCCGGGGGCTCAGAagagactccccccccccaacccatcacCACGCAGGGGACGGGGatcagctcccagctctgcccctgccccacgggCCCCTCCGCAGCTGGCAGAGCCTGGCCCTGGTGGGCGAgcggctgcccctgccccgccccccaggctgccccgccccaccccgcccccaggctgcacccgccccgccccaggctctgccctgccccgccccgccccaggctctgccctgccccgcccccaggctgcgcctgccccgccccaggctctgccctgccccgccccgccccgccccaggctctgcccgccccatcccgcccccagctctgccctgctctaccccgcccccaggctgcccccgccctgcccccaggccACCCCGCTCCAggctctgccccgccccatcccgcccccagctctgcccccgccccgcccccagctctgccctgctctaCCCCGCCCCCAGGCCGCCCCGCCCCAGGCtctgcccgccccgccccgccccgcccccaggctacccctgctctgccccaccccaccccaggctctgccccgcccccaggctacccctgctctgccccgccctgcccccaggctgccccgccccaggctctgcccgccccatcccgcccccagctctgccctgctctgccccgcccccaggctgcccctgccctgcccccaggccaCCCCGCTCCAggctctgccccgccccatcccgcccccagctctgcccccgccccgccccgtccCCAGgctacccctgctctgccccgccccaccccccaggctgcGCCCGCCCCGTCCCAGGCTCTGCCctaccccgccccgccccgccccaggctctgcccgccccgccccgccccgcccccaggctacccctgctctgccccaccccgccccaggctctgccccgcccccaggctgcccccgccccgctcacCCACGTAGTAGATGGAGCCGTTGTGGCAGCCCAGCAGCAGGAAGGTGCCGGCCGCGTCGTAGCTGCTGATGGGAACCACGTCCTGGATCTGCCGGGGGCCAAGAAGGAACCTGCTCAGCCACGCCCCCCTCAGCTCACACTGTGGCCCCCCCCAGCCACGCCCCCCTCAGCTCACACTGTGGCCCCCCCAGCCACGCCCCCCTCAGCTCACACTGTGGCTCCCCCCAGCCACGCCCCCCTCAGCTCACActgtgccccccccagctccccccagccacgCCCCCCTCAGCTCACACTGtggcccacccccagctccccccagccacgCCCCCCTCAGCTCACACTGTGGCCCCCCCAGCcacgccccccccagctccccccagccacgCCCCCCTCAGCTCACAC
Encoded proteins:
- the SHKBP1 gene encoding SH3KBP1-binding protein 1 isoform X1 (The sequence of the model RefSeq protein was modified relative to this genomic sequence to represent the inferred CDS: added 835 bases not found in genome assembly) → MAAPGGSARPGAELIQLNVGGKRFSTSRQTLTWISDSFFSSLLSGRISTLKDETGAIFIDRDPTVFAPILNFLRTKELDPRGVNISLLLHEAEFYGITPLVRRLQLREELDRSACGSVLFNGYLPPPVFPAKRRNRHSVAGPQVAARLHSAAERAPVRRSNTLPPTLGQAGLLGRLLEERGLGAGPASDPGMVRIVCGHHNWIAVAYAQFLVCYRMKETSGWQQVFCSPRLDWVIERVALNAKVLGGSLGEQDKMVAVASCSEIILWALPADGNGSEIGVFHLGVPVEALFFVGSQLIATSHTGKIGVWNAVTKHWQIQDVVPISSYDAAGTFLLLGCHNGSIYYVDVQKFPLRMKDNDLLVTELYRDPAEDAVTALSVYLTPKTSDSGNWIEIAYGTSSGTVRVIVQHPETVGSGPQLFQTFTVHRSPVTRIMLSEKHLISVCADNNHVRTWTVTRFRGMISTQPGSTPLASFKILSLEDIDGHAGCSAGTDIGPFGERDDQQVFIQKVVPDASQVFVRLSSTGKRICEVRSVDGTAITAFTVHECEGSSRIGSRPRRYLFTGHANGSLQMWDLTTAMEMLGKPPEVGGLTEEELLQQLEQCDLALTRTPDMSPACSFAHPGTPRASSTSLQSQGSDGARDRPAKGAGSTGLLLSAARGSLLLPRPREGPFAALTASQSSLNCGDGPAPEPCPRRPADGPDGNPRAPHGLHGGGSFVERCHELARSSGLEARRPGPVGEPDGGRLGAKGKVLLRAPGMPARRPSGASPTPSVRTLPPALPGSGSSSPSVASEALPIVPLAAPKARLNETSF